In Sparus aurata chromosome 2, fSpaAur1.1, whole genome shotgun sequence, a single genomic region encodes these proteins:
- the LOC115595203 gene encoding uncharacterized protein LOC115595203, whose translation MKNVLTEEMSEVDHIATTTDCWSVRRRSFLGVTAHWVNPTDLTRRSAALACRQLRGSHTFDVLATALNDIHTKYGIRNKVVRTTTDNGSNFLKAFQVYSVDKNNNEAEEEEKEDEEGNEMEGVEFVDMTSIIDENDGFEFELPKHQRCACHLLNLVSTVDTKKATANDGYKKLHRSTFSKCYGLWNKCGRSCQAAEAVEDACSLQLLRPNATRWNSMFMAVERLLKILREKGEPALREICAELKVPMFHPVELTFLEEYYTNMSPVAQSINILQGEVEVQMGWLLPTISLLSSKLEKIKIALKHCKPLVEAIQVGIQNRFGEMLRDPELVAAAILIPKIQNDLDQR comes from the exons ATGAAAAACGTGTTAACTGAGGAGATGAGTGAAGTGGACCACATCGCGACCACTACAGACTGCTGGTCAGTTAGGAGAAGGAGCTTCCTTGGTGTGACTGCTCATTGGGTGAACCCTACAGACCTAACTAGACGATCAGCAGCCCTAGCTTGCAGACAGCTAAGAGGTTCCCACACCTTTGATGTTTTGGCCACTGCACTCAATGACATCCATACTAAATATGGCATCAGGAACAAAGTTGTAAGGACAACAACCGATAATGGCTCCAACTTCTTGAAGGCTTTTCAGGTTTATAGTGTggacaaaaacaataatgaagcagaagaggaagagaaagaggatgaGGAAGGGAATGAGATGGAGGGAGTGGAATTTGTTGACATGACTTCGATCATAGATGAGAATGATGGCTTTGAGTTTGAGCTTCCGAAACATCAACGATGTGCTTGTCATCTCCTCAACTTAGTGTCTACAGTTGATACTAAAAAAGCAACAGCCAACGATGGGTACAAAAAACTGCATCGCTCAACATTCAGCAAGTGTTATGGGCTGTGGAATAAGTGTGGAAGATCCTGCCAAGCAGCTGAAGCTGTGGAAGATGCCTGCTCCCTCCAGCTGCTACGACCAAACGCCACCAGGTGGAACTCCATGTTTATGGCTGTGGAAAGGCTCCTCAAGATTctgagagagaagggagagccAGCTTTGAGAGAGATCTGTGCAGAATTGAAGGTTCCAAT GTTCCATCCAGTTGAGCTCACTTTCCTAGAAGAGTACTACACCAATATGAGCCCTGTTGCCCAGTCCATCAACATCCTCCAAGGAGAAGTGGAAGTCCAGATGGGATGGCTTCTTCCGACTATTTCCTTGCTGAGCAGCAaactggaaaaaataaagattgcACTGAAGCACTGCAAGCCGCTGGTTGAAGCCATTCAAGTGGGCATCCAGAACCGTTTTGGTGAAATGTTAAGAGACCCTGAATTGGTTGCTGCAGCGATTCTCATTCCCAAAATTCAAAACGACCTAGATCAAAGATGA